In Mauremys reevesii isolate NIE-2019 linkage group 8, ASM1616193v1, whole genome shotgun sequence, a single genomic region encodes these proteins:
- the SERPINC1 gene encoding antithrombin-III, which produces MHLFMWLIISLWGAVAPQYHSVEDICTAKPRDIPVNPMCIYRNPEKKESEGLGLEQVKEKIPESTNPRVWELSKANTRFATEFYKYLADSKNDNENIFMSPLSISTAFAMTKLGACGNTLQQLMEVFRFDTISEKTSDQIHFFFAKLNCRLYKKANKSSELVSANRLFGEKSLTFNETYQNISEVVYGAKLWPLNFKEKPEQSRALINEWIANKTEKRITDVIPEGAIDDLTVLVLVNTIYFKGHWKSEFPAQNTKRDKFYRSDGQICATPMMYQENKFRHVSVPRDHVQVVELPYKGDDITMVLILPTMGTSLGEVERDLTPERLQGWLGSMEEISLSVYLPRFRIEDNFSLKEKLQHMGLVDLFSPESAKLPGIVAEGRTDLYVSDAFHKAFLEVNEEGSEAAASTVVMISGRSFPMNKMIFNANRPFLLLIREVAINTIIFMGRISNPCH; this is translated from the exons ATGCATCTATTCATGTGGTTGATCATCAGCCTCTGGGGTGCAGTAGCTCCTCAGTACCACTCTGTGGAAGATATCTGCACTGCAAAGCCAAGGGATATCCCAGTGAATCCCATGTGCATTTACCGTAACCCTGAGAAGAAGGAGAGTGAGGGGCTAGGGTTGGAGCAAGTGAAGGAGAAGATTCCAGAATCTACTAATCCCCGTGTCTGGGAGTTATCAAAGGCCAACACTCGCTTCGCCACAGAATTCTACAAATACCTGGCAGACTCCAAAAATGACAATGAAAACATCTTCATGTCACCCCTCAGCATTTCCACAGCCTTTGCGATGACCAAACTCGGTGCTTGCGGTAACACCCTCCAGCAGCTCATGGAG GTTTTCCGGTTTGACACCATTTCAGAGAAGACATCTGATCAGATCCACTTCTTCTTTGCCAAGCTGAATTGCCGGCTTTATAAGAAGGCCAACAAATCCTCAGAGCTGGTGTCAGCCAATCGTCTCTTTGGGGAGAAATCTCTGACCTTCAACGAGACCTACCAGAACATCAGTGAGGTGGTTTATGGAGCCAAACTCTGGCCCTTGAACTTCAAA GAAAAGCCGGAGCAGTCCAGGGCTCTAATTAATGAGTGGATCGCTAATAAAACTGAGAAGCGCATTACTGACGTGATCCCTGAGGGAGCCATTGATGACCTCACTGTCCTGGTGCTGGTCAACACCATTTACTTTAAG GGGCACTGGAAATCTGAGTTCCCTGCTCAAAACACAAAAAGGGATAAGTTCTATAGAAGCGACGGCCAGATCTGTGCCACCCCCATGATGTACCAGGAGAACAAGTTCCGTCACGTCTCTGTCCCCAGAGACCACGTGCAGGTGGTGGAGCTACCATACAAAGGGGATGACATCACCATGGTTCTCATCCTGCCAACCATGGGCACATCTCTTGGAGAAGTGGAGCGGGACCTGACACCAGAGcggctgcagggctggctgggctctaTGGAGGAGATCTCACTCTCTGTCTACCTCCCCCGCTTCCGCATCGAAGACAACTTCAGCTTGAAGGAGAAGCTGCAGCACATGGGGCTCGTGGATCTTTTCAGCCCTGAAAGTGCCAAGCTGCCAG gtATAGTTGCAGAGGGCCGTACAGACCTGTATGTGTCCGATGCTTTCCACAAAGCCTTCCTTGAG GTGAATGAGGAAGGCAGTGAGGCAGCAGCTTCTACCGTAGTCATGATCTCGGGGCGTTCATTTCCCATGAACAAAATGATCTTCAATGCTAACAGGCCCTTCCTGCTGCTCATCCGGGAAGTTGCCATCAACACCATCATCTTCATGGGCCGAATATCCAATCCCTGCCATTAA